The segment GAGACCCCGTATCACTGCACTGTGTGTGAGAAGAGCTTCAGTCAGGGGCAGAACCTCAAGAGACACCAGCGGGTTCACACAGGAGAGGCCCCGTATCGCTGTGCTGTCTGCGGGAAGAGCTACAAGGAGTCTCGCTCGCTTGTGGCGCACCGTCGAAGCCACACAGGAGAGACTCCTTATCCATGTGccgattgtgggaagagtttcagacacgCCAAGACTCTCAAAGTACACaagagaattcacactggagagagacCGTATCCCTGTGAGGAGTGTGACAAGAGATTCAGGCATTCGAAAGACctgaaaaaacacagcaaaagcCACGCCAGACAGATCACATGAGGGAAACATTTGAAGGTTTCTGTGCACACCTGAATATGAAAATAAGCCTGCGCTCTTTCatggtttgtattgtgtttgaatTGCAAGTTTCTACATGCAGTCTGctgttgtacagtattttttgtgTTGAAAGATTTGTATTTCCAAAgtgaatgtatatttttttcgaagtagttttctgtgttttgtattgGCACACAGCACTCTGTACTCCTGCATGGACGATCACACACAGGCACACCTGCTTactggtgtctgtctgtctgtatactTGGTCTGGTTCTTGCAGtgagactttatgaagcaacatgagttaattctaaagggtgatgcgaaacttttggccTAAGCTGTACATCCGAAGCACCTTACTATACAGACTATGGAAAAGTGAATGAAACACAGTATACAAAACTGCACTGAGAACCAGCTAGAAGTGTTGCAAATGTCATAGGAAAGGAAAGGGGGCAGTGAAAAGACAGAAGGCTTTGAAGAAGTCATTCAGGGCTCTCTACACTTTAAACCAGAGAGGTTTCAAGTGTGTGATAATGAGGAGGACTGGACTGGGctggactgggctgggctgggatCTCTCCGAGTGTTTTATTCCCCGCTGCCATCAACCGACAGCTCATAGTTTCATGATGTGTGTATCATCGATAAAGCCATGTGTAAATAAATCTGTAGATGAGCTTGTCTCTGAAATGCGTTGTCATCACTAAACCTGTTTGTGTGCTTCGATTGGTCAATGCTGTGCTTCCAAAGTGTTTGTTAAGACTGGTGGAGATTGTGTGGAAGGGGGTAAGTCCACAGAAAGTGTTTTTCTAtgacatgtttaataaaaaacatcTTTATAATACCAtcgtttcaatatttatttatttagaatttcGACATAAAATCTCAATCATAAGAATCgctcaaaatacaaaaatgaatctTAAAAGGTCTAATTCCTTGTTGGTTTGTATACGATGCTGGCCTGCGTTTATCTTTGAACAAAAACCATCACGAAAACTTGGGATGAAAAAACCGTGTGCGTTTCCATTGAAGACCACGCCCCCCTGCTGTGGAATACCAGGGCAGGGTACACAGTACAGAAcaggtgcactcgcaggtgctcaaagaataatgaaaaccaaaaataaaacacagtaatgaaaacgACTAAAGAAACGCGCTGCACTCTGCAGCGGGGGTTTCCCCCGATGAAAACGACTAAAGAAacgtgctgcactctgcagcgggGGTTTCCCCAGTCGCCGCTCTCCGTCCTACACGTCGCTGTTCCTCAGCTCGGTTTAAAACACTATCGGGGTCTGCTCAAGGATTTCCCCGCTTTCTCTCTGTTTCGTTCGGTCCTGTGAGGGGCTTTTCTCCCGTCCGTCCGCGGTCTTGCTGAGCAGCGTGACCGCGAGCTCGTTGTtcaggtctaaaggggcagatctgaggaaacaacaaagtATTCATTTGTAGGACCCGcgtcccagccactcagagagagggaaagcccacacaccctcttccccacctctctgtgccaccgccatgactgacaggcgaatcCCGCGGGTCTGCCGCCCTCTTCCTCAGCACTGTGCGTACGTCAGACGGGCAGTCCGGTCTCCCCTGTCACacgtgtgtttctttcagaactgcacctCTGAGCCCCGTCTCGCTCACAGGAGCCCCAGTGCTTTGTGGGATTATTCAGTATGTTTCAGCTCTTTCTTTGGGTTGATTTTGCTTCAGATCAGCCTGTGTCTTTGATTTCCTGCTTGTGTGAGCGAGAGCTGGAACAAGCAGCCATGATTAAAACCTCTTCCATGAAACGATGCTGAGCAGGGCAGTGCGTCACTTTTATTACTGCTTCTCTGTCTAAAGCAACACCACAATGGTCATATTGATACACTTCAAATCTGTAGAGATTTTcacaactgcttttttttttaattgacacacTGCTTTAacatgaagcaaaaaaaaaaacacaggcaagAATCTTAATTGTtgggcacaaacaaacaaagggttAATTGGtgttataaacaaaaacaaaacattgctgcATGCGGTCACCGCCTCACATGGTTTGAGATGGAGTCTTTCACAGAGTGTCTGCTTTGCAAAGCTGCTTCCACAAAAGGGTTCATTTGTATGTCCGTGAGCCACAGTTGAACTGTGTGAGTTCAGGGGGTTTGATCGCACCGTCTCCCGTGGTTAATGAGATCGGAGCGTTTGAAGACATCGCTGCAGCACAGGGTTTGTAACAGCCTCCGCTCTCCTGGGGCGGAGAACACAAAGATCACGGCTTCTCAGCAAGCTTCTGAAGAAGCTGAATGACACGATCCTGCTTGGAGGAGATCCGATTCAGCGCTCTTAACATCGCAATCTCCCTCcgttctctcctcttctcccttTGCTCACACCTCCTCTTCCTCTGTTCAGCCCCCTTCGTTTTGCTTTCATGCATCTCCATTAAGCTTTCCAGCATTTTGGAGTGCTCCCTCACCTGCTCCGTCTGCTGCGTCACGAAAGCAGCGGCCACGTTCACGGCGGCTTTTTTCACCCTCTTTTTTGGCGGCGACTGCTGGATCCTGGAAACGGCCGGGACTGTGGAGCCCAGAGAGGGAGCCGGGGTCAGGACTGTGCTTTGGGACGGCCATGGGGTTTGAACACTTATCACTGGACGAGTCTGAGGAAGGGCAAAGGAGCTGGGAGTGGAAATGGGAAGCAGGATGACTGAAGAGGACGGGAGAGACAATGCAGGCTGCAGGGGGGTTGCAGTGGGAGCAGCGGTCTCTAGTTTTAGAGGAGTTGGGAACAGGCAGGTTGTGCTGATGGGAGCGGCTGGAGGGGGAGGGATCCCTTTCTTACTGAACAGGTTGTCCATCAactgaggaaaacaaacaaacaaacaggacacAACTAATTACATAACATCTGAAACTCCAACGCCACACAATGAACAACACGTTTGTTACAATGTCTGCCATTAGAAACACTGGACTTTATAGCTCGAATTTCAAGGGGCCTGAAATATTCGGATGGACGCTGTGATGCGGACTGGGGCTGTACCTGGAAGTACTCCCATGTAGTCCTGGGCTTGCCTGCGATCTCGCTCCTCTCTTTGGCTCGCTTGTACGTGACGATCAGGTTATTCCACTTCTTTCTCAGCTTCTCGCTGGACAGCTGGATCCCGTGGAGCTGGAGCTCTTTGCTGACCGTGTGGAACAGCTGGCTGCGATTATTAGCACTGTACAGGTCCCAGTGCCGGGACACGCACTGTATGAGCAGAAGGGTGGTCTGTGTGCTGAACTCTGCGGCCGCTGCAGGAGGGAGAGGGACAGGAATGGCTGCTcatgtcggtgctctgggtaacATGTCAGTTACTCACTATTCTAGCTAGTGTACTACAGCCCTGTTAGTCATGGAGGTGAAACTCAACAGCAACCCCAATAACCCACCAGTGTGACCGTGTCTGACTGCTCAGAGTATTCTACTGTTTCTTCAAATCTCCACGCTCGGTGGGTTCATGTAATACCTCATGTTACTGCATGTAAAGCACACGTCTCCTCAGAGTGTGCGAGCCCAGACTACAAAGATAATATAAAGAGTTTACTGCTCTGATCGCTAGAGCGAGAGCGAGGCGATGCAGCCTCCGGCTCACGCAGGGTGAAAGAGCGGTCCGCTTGAATCACAGAACCCCCCTGCTCTGCGGACACAGCATGCAACGACAGCACGAGTTCTCACAGAAACAGCTCAAGTGTAACAGTGATGACGGCACGCTACCTTCCTCTTTATACATGCGTTGAAACACGAGTATTTTTTCACTCGCCACCAGCGGGGCTCCTTTGAGGCTCGCAGCTcctgtattaaaacaaacacacattaatGACTTTCACAATCAGAGGTGGAGGTTTTGCCACAAGAGGGCGTTTCACTTCATTTCGAGCCCCAGCACTGAGACAGAAGGGCGTGTGAACTGGAAAGGCGCTCACAAGAGAAATGCTCTCTCTCCTGGTGAACGCTCCCGTGAGGTGCGACAGAAACAGAAAATCAACGAGGATTCATGTTGAAAATGTACCGTCGCAACACAGCAAAGGCTTGATGTGCTTCCTGAAGCTCTGCACACCAATACTGTGTAGAAGCATGTGCTGTGCTTCCAATGAGAACAAGGACAGGAAGGGTTTACCTTCTAGTGATGCTGTCTGGACTGTCGCTGATGTGTCGTCTGTACCCACGGGCTTTACAATCTCATCACTTATTCCATGTgctgctttaaataaaacaaacgagGCAagttacacacacgcacgctaCACACCCAGTGTGTAATTAACACACGCACGCTACACACCCAGTGtgtaattaacacacacacacacacacacgctacacACCCAGTGTGTAATTAACACACGCACGCTACACACCCAGTGtgtaattaacacacacacacgctacacACCCAGTGtgtaattaacacacacacgcacacgctaCACACCCAGTGtgtaattaacacacacacacgcacacccacgcTACACACCCAGTGtgtaattaacacacacacgctacACACCCAGTGTgtaattaataaacacacacacgcacgctacACACCCAGTGtgtaattaacacacacacgcacacccacgcTACACACCCAGTGTGTAATTAACACACGCACGCTACACACCCAGTGtgtaattaacacacacacacacacgcacgctacACACCCAGTGtgtaattaacacacacacacgcacacccacgcTACACACCCAGTGTGTAATTAACACACGCACGCTACACACCCAGTGTGTAAttaacacacacacccacgctaCACACCCAGTGtgtaattaacacacacacgctacACACCCAGTGTGTAAttaacacacacactacacacccagtgtgtaattaacacacacacacacgctacacACCCAGTGTgtaattaataaacacacacactcctcACTGCATTCAGACCGTGTGCAggagttgaaataaaaataatcggGCACTTTCATCAAATTTCAACCAGTGCAAAACAAACACCAAGCAGATGGAAAAAGCCATGAAAGGCGTAAAAGGATGAAGGCCAGGATAATAAAGGAAAGAGGACTGCTGGTTACGTGTGCCTTGCTCTTGCGAGGAGGGCTGTGCTGTCCCCCTTGTGGACGTGTCTCCTGAAACCTCTTGAACAGATGTCCCATTTTGTCCTGTAAAGAGATGTTTTGTATCATTATACAGACACAGTGAGTGATTCAGAAGCAAGGCAGACACTGCCACTATCCCAGTAACTGCTGTTAGCACCACTCACAATAACTGCTCATCATGACACGCTGCTTCTAAACCTCGGACATGTTCAGAGATGTCTTTGTACATATTGCTGATCCTGATGTTACCTGCAGGTGGAGGGGGGGGCCTCTCTGTTAGGATGCTGTCCATCAGctgaaaaacacacaaacatgagCGTCACACACAGTCAAGCGCTACTCCTTTCACTGCTGGCTTTCGACACAGTACAGCGTGGAGCTCTTCTAGCAGAGTCTGTTTAAACACAAGACCTTCCCATCGACTCGCCTTCCCCACCGGCCTTCCTTTGTAACAGGATGGGGTGAAGTGCACCGGGACGCTGCGTGCTGTAAGCACTGACACACGCACGCGCGCACGCACAAACACGCAccacgcacagacacacgcacgcacacacacgcacgcacgaaCACtcaaacacgcacgcacacatgcacgcacgcactgacacgcacacacactgacatgcactgacacacgcacgcacacactgacatgcactgacacacgcacgcacacactgacatgcacgcacggacacatgcacgcacgcacggacacatgcacgcacgcacggacacatgcacgcacgcacgcacacatgcacgcacggacacacgcacgcacacactgacatgcacgcacacgcacgcacgcacacactgacatgcacgcACACGCGGTTTGTTAGACGCTCCGGCTGGTGATTCTCACTCTATTGAATAAACGGCACGCTGCACCTCATAGTATTCCCACGCGATCTTGGCTTTTCCGTTTCCTTTGCATCGCTCCTTCGCACGCTTGTACGTGACCAGCAGATTGTTCCACTTCTTCTTCAGTTTCTCGCAGGAGATCTCGTACCCGGACGCTTGGAACTCCCGATGGACCGTTTGAAACAGCAGGCTGCGGTGGTTGGCTCTGTACAGGTCCCAGTGCTGTCTGATGAACAGCAGGAGCAGGAGGATACTTTGTGCGTTGAACTCGCTAGGTCCTGAAAGAGGGAGAAGAACAGGAATCTCTTCATTAAAGGGTATTctacagcactctgctctgcaTTGCTATGGGGCTCCTCTATTAGAGGAATCTCTTCATTAAAGGGTATTCTACAGCACTGCTCTGTATTGCTATGGGGCTCCTCTATTAAAGGAATCTCTTCATTAAAGGGTATTctacagcactctgctctgcaTTGCTATGGGGCTCCTCTATTAAAGGAATCTCTTCATTAAAGGGTATTctacagcactctgctctgcaTTGCTATGGCGCTCCTCTATTAAAGGAATCTCTTCATTAAAGGGTATTctacagcactctgctctgcaTTGCTATGGAGCTCCTCTATTAAAGGAATCTCTTCATTAAAGGGTATTCTACAGCACTGCTCTGAATTATTGTTTCATAGATGTTGATAAAAGTTGAGATAAGAGAGCTGCCGCTTTAATTACAGACACGCTTACCTGGCTTCGCTTCGTCGGTTGCGGAGTCGGAGGGGGTTTCAGTTTTCTGCACCGCGCCGCTGTCTAACCCTGAAGGAATACCTGGGAGCTGCAGCGGTGACGTCACCGGACTGCTCGCAAACACAGCGTCGAGCTCCTCGTAGTACGAGCACTGGCGGCTGTCCTTTCCGGTGCTTTGGTTCGCTCGGCACTGCAAGTACTTGCGCTTCAGAACATGAATTCGACTCCGGCACTGATTttcacttctttggaaactgttTTCCAACATTTTCGCAGCGATCTCCCGGAACATGTGCGTTTTTTTGCCCAGGTCACTCACATCAGTCCGCTGCGCCTGTTCCTGGCTCCAGATTGAGATGAGAAGACGCGTTTCCTCGTCGGTCCAGTTGTTCACATTGCTGTTATCGGACATTGTGTGGAATTTGAAACGGCGTGGTTTTAAATGCAcggaatgtatttgttttattaagacGCTTGTTTTTTTCGATAGGCCTTATTGTTTGTGTGGTTCTTGTGTGCACGTTAACGCGTATCGCGCTTTCTTAACTCAACAGTAATGATTAAAGTGAACGCGATCCTGCAGTTTGCGTTGTTTTTAACAGAGTTGAGACTGTAAACAAAATCAACGATGAAGTATTACCCGAGCAGCGCGTTTGCCTCGGTCACGTGTCTAAGTTGCCACACGTCCAAACATGGATTCATCAAGTTATCAGAAGAAAAAGCCTACCGTGTTATAGTGCGCGGACGCCAGTGCGATTGCAATGCTCTGTGTGGAGTCGgcgtgtgtttgtttctctgttttgttttcgAGTCGTTCTCGGTGCTGCGCCGATGCTCTGACGCTGgctttattttttcctttgtCGAGCTGCGCAGACTGCGCCCAGCTGCCGTTCCGTGACGTCATGCGCAGCGACTCGCTCACTGCTGCCCACTACTGGCCATTTTTGGCAAAAGCAGCTAAAATTACAttcggtatttatttatttattttaacatttcgctctttttaaaacatttgtgcgTCAAAATTCAGGTACCAAAAAGTTATATCCacatattaatttaattaatggcTGTCAATTTGATCCAAAAGTTTAACATTTAGttttttgtcaaaataaagtCCGTGTGGGTTAGAATTGGCTTGTCAAGATTATTATGCACTTTGTAATTCCCACCTCTTCACGAGCTGGAACAGATGAACCAAAAATGAAACGACAGAGCTGCCTGTTAAAACTGCTCCTCTTTTTAtaaacccttaccctaacccccCACAGCAGGAGGCTTTCTGTCTGAGAGCCGATGCAAGCTTCATTTCGTTTTGTTTGCTGAAACGAGGCACAGCAATGAAAGTGTTTGAGGAACGTCATTCAGGCTGCCTTAGAGACACAGACGACTGCATACAGGGCTAAAGCACAAGCTACTGCACGTTTATTTACAACGATTACAAAATAGAAACTCCAGTCAGCCTAGAAAAGTACATTCAGAGCAAtgaacagtatttacaaagaCGCCAGTTGTATCACAGATAAACAATGGATTGGGATCTCAAGCGCAGTTGCATGCAAAaccttctttcttttaaataagtGACATTTCATGGAAACAGCCCCTCTGATTTCACACAGCTAGTTCACATCTTATATACATGATTTGTTACAACAGTAAATAACACATTGAAAGCATATCTGGTacaaaacgagtgtgttgtgttattataaatatttacacGGGTGAGTTCAGGTTGTGCCGGATATCCTCTAACAAGGAGCGGAGTTTGGCAGAGAAGTCCTCCTCCAGTGGCCTACCGTGGTCCTGCAAGGtcagagaaacaggagctctgcTGTGGCTCAAGTCTCTGAAGTCCTGAGCGATCCCTTGAGTGAAGCTGTCTGCGTACGAGGAGGCTCCCTGGCAGAACTCAGAGACCCTCTGCTCAATCTGCCCCTGAAGCCCCTCAGACTCTGAGAGCTGGCACAGTCTGCCGGTGTTCTCATCAACGTGAGCCCTCAGCTGCTCCACATTCTCCGTGAGCCTCCGGGATGCCTCCTCTGCATGCTGCTGCAGCTCATCCTGGACCAAGGCGTAAGGAGAGAAACTTTCCTGCAGCTCTCCGACCGCCCGCAAAGCCTCCGCCTGAAACTCTGCTAGATAGGGAGCCAGCTTGAGTTTGCTGTCCTGCACGGTCTGCCTGATCCTGTGCAGAACGTCCTCCTCGTGGTCTGGGGTCTGGTCTCCCAGGGGTTTGATCTCGAGTCCTCGGAGCTGCCTGCACAGCTGCCCCGTGATCTGCTGCACCATGCTGCTCAGCTTGCTGGCGGGCAGATCCAGTCTCTGCTGGAGCTGGGCCACGTTCCTGCTGATTTTCTGGTGGACCTCGTCAGCGTGAGGGGACATCTTCTCACGGAGGTCCTCCAGCTCCTTCATGATCTGGACCCGCAGCTTGTCAGTCTCCAGGCTGAGTTTGCTGCGGAGCTCCAGGGTGAAGGGGGTGAGGCTGTCTGTGTAGAGGTCCACGTTCTCCAGGCTGTCCTTCCAGAGCCCCCTGCGGGTGAACAGGAGGTGCTGTTAATCTAGCAGTCCAGCTGAACAGACGCACAGCTTTATTGTACATGATATGGAATTCAACTGAAGCTCAGAGATGCTCAGCGTATATGCAATGCGGAAATCTAACCATTTGAAAATGACAACAGATCAGTGTTATTCCAAAACCTAACATATCAGTTTTTCTTGTCTTAAACATTATTTGTTGGAGAAGGAAGCTAGTAATATTCAATTGCAGCAAATCTAAAAATACTAAATATGTGTAATAATCAACAATATCATCTTCTGCACACAAGTATCAAAAACACGGGTTCATGTTGTTTGAAAAGTCCttcatttaaaatgctgttgGACAGTTTGTTCCGATGCTGGgagctgctgctgtatttttgaTTCTTACCCTCCTCAGTCTAGTCTGCAAACATTTCAACAAAGACGTCAGTGACGTTCTAACTGAAGCTAgattgaacccaggtctccagggGTAGAAGCCTGGTCCAGTACATTCTCACAATGTGCCACTTACTTTACTTGCTTGCTGATTTCAGCCTGTTGGGTGTTATCCACTTTGTCTGTGACCTGATTGGTCAGTTGGCT is part of the Acipenser ruthenus chromosome 39, fAciRut3.2 maternal haplotype, whole genome shotgun sequence genome and harbors:
- the LOC117966663 gene encoding uncharacterized protein LOC117966663 isoform X1: MSDNSNVNNWTDEETRLLISIWSQEQAQRTDVSDLGKKTHMFREIAAKMLENSFQRSENQCRSRIHVLKRKYLQCRANQSTGKDSRQCSYYEELDAVFASSPVTSPLQLPGIPSGLDSGAVQKTETPSDSATDEAKPGPSEFNAQSILLLLLFIRQHWDLYRANHRSLLFQTVHREFQASGYEISCEKLKKKWNNLLVTYKRAKERCKGNGKAKIAWEYYELMDSILTERPPPPPAGQNGTSVQEVSGDTSTRGTAQPSSQEQGTPAHGISDEIVKPVGTDDTSATVQTASLEGAASLKGAPLVASEKILVFQRMYKEEAAAEFSTQTTLLLIQCVSRHWDLYSANNRSQLFHTVSKELQLHGIQLSSEKLRKKWNNLIVTYKRAKERSEIAGKPRTTWEYFQLMDNLFSKKGIPPPPAAPISTTCLFPTPLKLETAAPTATPLQPALSLPSSSVILLPISTPSSFALPQTRPVISVQTPWPSQSTVLTPAPSLGSTVPAVSRIQQSPPKKRVKKAAVNVAAAFVTQQTEQVREHSKMLESLMEMHESKTKGAEQRKRRCEQREKRRERREIAMLRALNRISSKQDRVIQLLQKLAEKP
- the LOC117966663 gene encoding uncharacterized protein LOC117966663 isoform X2, encoding MSDNSNVNNWTDEETRLLISIWSQEQAQRTDVSDLGKKTHMFREIAAKMLENSFQRSENQCRSRIHVLKRKYLQCRANQSTGKDSRQCSYYEELDAVFASSPVTSPLQLPGIPSGLDSGAVQKTETPSDSATDEAKPGPSEFNAQSILLLLLFIRQHWDLYRANHRSLLFQTVHREFQASGYEISCEKLKKKWNNLLVTYKRAKERCKGNGKAKIAWEYYELMDSILTERPPPPPAGQNGTSVQEVSGDTSTRGTAQPSSQEQGTPHGISDEIVKPVGTDDTSATVQTASLEGAASLKGAPLVASEKILVFQRMYKEEAAAEFSTQTTLLLIQCVSRHWDLYSANNRSQLFHTVSKELQLHGIQLSSEKLRKKWNNLIVTYKRAKERSEIAGKPRTTWEYFQLMDNLFSKKGIPPPPAAPISTTCLFPTPLKLETAAPTATPLQPALSLPSSSVILLPISTPSSFALPQTRPVISVQTPWPSQSTVLTPAPSLGSTVPAVSRIQQSPPKKRVKKAAVNVAAAFVTQQTEQVREHSKMLESLMEMHESKTKGAEQRKRRCEQREKRRERREIAMLRALNRISSKQDRVIQLLQKLAEKP
- the LOC117397361 gene encoding apolipoprotein A-IV-like, which gives rise to MYVEVVMIACSFAAAAGYPAPLHTGQGDRSALWDHFSQLTNQVTDKVDNTQQAEISKQVKGLWKDSLENVDLYTDSLTPFTLELRSKLSLETDKLRVQIMKELEDLREKMSPHADEVHQKISRNVAQLQQRLDLPASKLSSMVQQITGQLCRQLRGLEIKPLGDQTPDHEEDVLHRIRQTVQDSKLKLAPYLAEFQAEALRAVGELQESFSPYALVQDELQQHAEEASRRLTENVEQLRAHVDENTGRLCQLSESEGLQGQIEQRVSEFCQGASSYADSFTQGIAQDFRDLSHSRAPVSLTLQDHGRPLEEDFSAKLRSLLEDIRHNLNSPV